A part of Pectobacterium cacticida genomic DNA contains:
- the uvrY gene encoding UvrY/SirA/GacA family response regulator transcription factor, with product MISVFLVDDHELVRAGIRRILDDIKGLKVVGEACCGEDAIKWCRSNDANVVLMDMNMPGIGGLEATRKILHFTPHIKVIMLTIYTENPLPAKVMQAGAAGYVSKAATPQEVISAIRAVHAGKRYIASDIAQQMALSQLTPQTDTPLACLSERELQIMLMITKGQKVTEISDRLNLSPKTVNSYRYRMFSKLNINGDVELTHLAIKHGLLPRRHY from the coding sequence TTGATTAGCGTTTTTCTTGTTGATGACCATGAATTGGTGCGGGCAGGGATACGACGCATTCTTGACGATATCAAAGGTCTGAAAGTAGTTGGTGAAGCGTGCTGTGGTGAAGATGCCATTAAATGGTGTAGGAGCAACGATGCTAACGTCGTCCTGATGGACATGAATATGCCTGGCATCGGCGGGCTAGAAGCTACACGCAAAATCTTGCACTTCACACCGCATATAAAGGTCATCATGCTCACTATTTATACAGAGAATCCGTTGCCTGCTAAAGTGATGCAGGCTGGCGCGGCAGGATATGTGAGTAAAGCGGCGACGCCTCAGGAAGTGATCTCTGCCATTAGAGCTGTACATGCGGGCAAACGGTACATTGCCTCGGATATTGCCCAACAAATGGCATTGAGCCAGCTAACGCCGCAGACGGACACACCGTTAGCGTGTTTGTCTGAACGTGAATTACAGATTATGCTAATGATAACGAAGGGGCAAAAAGTAACTGAGATTTCAGATCGGCTCAATCTTAGCCCTAAAACAGTGAATAGCTATCGTTATCGTATGTTTAGCAAACTGAATATTAACGGCGACGTCGAATTAACGCATTTGGCTATAAAGCATGGACTTTTACCGCGGAGACATTACTAG
- a CDS encoding DUF2594 family protein: MSNEDFSTVASTETLAHEVTCLKAMVTLLLKSIGQADAGKVIIKMEKYIEQLEDDEQAAVFSSTMKQIKAHYRH; encoded by the coding sequence ATGAGCAACGAAGATTTTTCTACTGTCGCATCGACAGAGACGCTGGCCCATGAGGTTACCTGCCTAAAAGCGATGGTCACATTGTTATTAAAATCGATAGGTCAGGCAGATGCTGGAAAGGTTATCATCAAGATGGAAAAATATATTGAACAATTAGAAGATGATGAGCAAGCTGCTGTTTTTAGTAGCACGATGAAACAAATCAAGGCTCACTATCGTCACTAG
- the pstB gene encoding phosphate ABC transporter ATP-binding protein PstB: MGFMTQKERMPLPDVHQLQDEQTMLTVKHLNLYYGDKQALNDISMRIPKNQITALIGPSGCGKSTLLRCFNRMNDLVDHCHTDGHIELNGMSVNDPLLDVALLRRRVGMVFQRPNPFPKSIYENIIYGLRLQGVRERRLLDDTVERALRAAALWHEVKDRLSENALMLSSGQQQRLVIARAIAIEPEVLLLDEPTSSLDPISTLIIEELMGTLKQHFTLVLVTHNMQQAARVSDYTAFINQGKLIEYNRTDDLFTSPAQRRTEDYITGRFG, encoded by the coding sequence ATGGGATTCATGACACAAAAGGAGAGGATGCCGCTACCTGACGTACATCAACTGCAAGATGAACAGACGATGCTAACGGTAAAACATCTGAATTTGTATTATGGCGATAAGCAGGCCCTAAACGATATTTCGATGCGTATCCCTAAAAATCAGATTACCGCGTTAATTGGTCCGTCGGGCTGCGGTAAATCCACACTGCTACGCTGCTTTAATCGCATGAACGATCTGGTCGATCACTGCCATACTGATGGGCATATTGAATTAAACGGGATGTCTGTTAACGATCCGTTGCTAGACGTTGCCTTACTGCGCCGCCGGGTCGGTATGGTATTCCAGCGTCCAAATCCGTTTCCCAAATCGATCTACGAAAATATCATTTATGGTCTGAGATTACAGGGAGTACGCGAGCGTCGCCTTCTGGATGATACCGTTGAACGCGCGCTAAGAGCCGCGGCACTGTGGCATGAGGTAAAGGATCGTCTAAGCGAGAATGCGTTAATGCTATCTAGCGGGCAACAGCAGCGTTTGGTGATTGCTCGCGCTATCGCCATTGAACCGGAGGTATTATTGCTCGATGAGCCGACTTCATCACTCGACCCGATTTCTACATTGATTATTGAAGAATTGATGGGGACATTGAAGCAACACTTCACGTTAGTATTAGTCACACACAATATGCAACAAGCCGCTCGTGTCTCGGATTACACCGCATTTATTAATCAAGGCAAGCTGATCGAGTACAACCGTACTGACGATCTGTTCACTTCACCAGCCCAACGGCGTACCGAGGACTATATTACCGGGCGTTTTGGTTGA
- the pstA gene encoding phosphate ABC transporter permease PstA — protein MRHWFSSGKPWIWLTASSISISLLAMLVIFVLLAGQGLRYLWPQPVWLFTLQPEQGTPRALIGEIYAQQTLSPEHLELAGLSFTPGETETRYLIKTGQREIYGQSFRTLLSRDIVRIDQPADLLVLKRTNMSTAYGYLAGMLEGEQSLVAKDLPATLQQRIEQVRGLLAKTQSIRMGEMAKINQQVEALRQEEKKRQRAKTLDNQIQARFQAEHIELQRRFDELSNQLAMLNRDIDRDTLQLRDANGAIHLIPLKDIEQAWYPNTMNFWDKIGHWAMQAKYMLTHYSPNNGGSDQLFPAIFGTVLMVVLMSILVMPLGAIAAIYLHEYAGKNTLARWVRIAVVNLAGVPSIVYGVFGLGFFVYLIGGTLDQLFYSEALPNPTFGTPGLLWASLTLALLTLPVVIVATEEGLSRIPMSLRHGSMALGATKAETLWHVVLPMSIPAMMTGLILAVARAAGETAPLMLVGVVKSVPVLPIDDIFPYLHLERKFMHLGFQIYDLAFQSPDVDAARPLVYITTLLLVLIVVGLNLAAIGLRHVLREKYRSLSL, from the coding sequence GTGAGGCACTGGTTCTCCTCAGGAAAACCCTGGATATGGCTGACAGCATCATCCATATCGATCAGCCTGTTGGCGATGCTGGTCATTTTTGTGCTGTTGGCCGGACAAGGCCTGCGTTATCTGTGGCCACAACCTGTCTGGTTATTCACGTTGCAGCCAGAACAAGGAACACCGCGCGCACTCATTGGTGAAATTTATGCGCAACAGACGCTCTCGCCCGAACATCTGGAACTGGCGGGTTTATCTTTTACGCCAGGGGAAACTGAAACCCGCTACTTAATTAAAACAGGCCAACGCGAAATCTACGGACAAAGCTTTCGTACCTTATTATCGCGTGACATTGTCCGTATTGATCAACCTGCGGACCTTCTCGTATTAAAGCGCACGAACATGAGCACCGCATATGGCTATCTGGCTGGAATGTTGGAAGGTGAGCAATCGCTAGTGGCAAAAGATCTTCCTGCAACCTTGCAACAGCGCATCGAGCAAGTACGAGGATTACTGGCAAAAACGCAATCAATACGCATGGGAGAGATGGCGAAGATCAATCAACAGGTTGAGGCACTGCGACAGGAAGAGAAAAAGCGGCAGCGTGCCAAAACACTGGATAATCAGATACAAGCTCGATTTCAGGCCGAGCACATTGAGCTTCAACGCCGCTTCGATGAGCTATCAAACCAGTTAGCGATGCTCAATCGAGACATTGATCGTGATACCTTACAATTACGAGACGCTAATGGCGCCATCCATCTCATCCCGCTTAAGGATATCGAACAAGCCTGGTATCCTAACACCATGAATTTTTGGGATAAAATTGGTCATTGGGCCATGCAGGCGAAATATATGCTGACACACTATTCACCGAACAATGGCGGTTCCGACCAGCTTTTTCCTGCCATTTTTGGCACCGTGTTAATGGTGGTGTTGATGTCTATACTCGTCATGCCTTTGGGGGCAATCGCGGCCATTTATCTGCATGAATATGCAGGGAAAAACACGCTTGCTCGCTGGGTTAGGATTGCCGTAGTAAATCTGGCTGGCGTGCCTTCCATTGTTTACGGCGTGTTCGGATTAGGTTTTTTTGTTTACCTCATTGGCGGCACGCTGGATCAACTGTTTTACTCTGAAGCATTGCCTAATCCAACATTCGGCACGCCGGGGCTGCTATGGGCATCGCTGACGCTTGCTCTGCTAACGTTGCCTGTAGTAATTGTGGCCACAGAGGAAGGGTTGTCACGTATTCCTATGTCCTTACGCCACGGTTCAATGGCGTTAGGTGCTACCAAAGCCGAAACGCTGTGGCATGTGGTACTGCCAATGTCGATTCCAGCTATGATGACAGGGTTGATCCTCGCCGTCGCGCGCGCCGCCGGCGAAACAGCTCCGCTCATGTTGGTCGGCGTGGTGAAATCCGTGCCAGTTTTGCCCATTGATGATATTTTCCCTTATCTGCACCTGGAGCGAAAATTTATGCATCTGGGGTTCCAAATATATGATTTGGCGTTTCAAAGCCCGGATGTAGACGCCGCCAGGCCATTGGTCTATATAACGACACTGTTGCTGGTGTTGATCGTTGTGGGATTGAACCTTGCGGCGATTGGCCTACGCCATGTTCTGCGTGAGAAATATCGTTCGTTATCACTCTAA
- a CDS encoding ABC transporter permease subunit: protein MVKISNTSQHRDRRRSWVDRLVHRIVAGSGLLVLMMLLLIFFYLLYVVTPLFLAPTINGQETVPRHSAEPSQALGISDNGLLGFRIDDQGYGEFIPLTGNQSLSRVRLVPALSMLAKSQGTRQVYALSQPDGRLVFVQPRLPQTENRSPAWDYPLGEQPYSLGLPAQPLRHLAIAAVSETHVIVAAIGQENTLIIADVDHNGARQRARISLPVGATKQLLLTPDGQYVYLLQGNQLTRWLVDTDALTRQETRQLPQDEPLHLALLSGGRSLLVLSADGQISLWFDVPGATRTMLTPIRQFPIMGKSVLLATEAQRRVFATLNEQGIFSLFADQSAHALLTQKLPAHAQSLAFSPRGSAIIVETAQGWHRYRVDNPYPDISWRGLWQKIWYENYPAPAHIWQSTSADDDYQAKFGMMPLMLGTLKAALYAMLFATPLALSAAIYTACFMSSALRRWIKPMLEIMGALPTVVVGLIAALWLAPHFATYLSAILVMPLLWMLVVLGCGWLIDSLSARWRFRLPAGWETLFLIPAIALTFTVSCWVAAPLEIAILGKPLYQWLGDNFVQRNTLVAGVALGFALIPLIFSLAEDALFSVPMRLSQGSLALGATAWQTLWRVVLPSASAGIFAALMLSFGRAVGETMIVLMATGNTPIMDEGLLRGLRSLAANIAIEMPEAVTNSGHYRVLFLSALVLLVFTFIVNTLAENIRQRLRQRYHDEGENA from the coding sequence ATGGTAAAGATAAGCAATACATCACAGCATCGGGATCGACGGCGTTCGTGGGTAGATCGCTTAGTTCACCGCATCGTAGCGGGCAGCGGATTATTGGTGCTAATGATGCTGTTGTTAATCTTTTTTTATCTTTTATATGTGGTGACGCCACTATTCCTCGCGCCCACGATTAACGGACAAGAAACGGTGCCGCGCCACAGTGCAGAACCTTCACAGGCGCTAGGCATCAGCGACAATGGCCTGCTGGGGTTTCGCATTGACGACCAGGGATATGGCGAATTTATACCATTGACGGGAAACCAGTCCCTATCTCGTGTACGACTGGTTCCCGCGTTGAGTATGCTGGCAAAAAGTCAGGGCACGCGGCAGGTTTATGCCCTGAGCCAGCCTGACGGTCGTTTGGTTTTTGTTCAACCTCGGTTGCCTCAGACGGAAAATCGTTCCCCCGCCTGGGATTATCCGTTGGGTGAACAGCCCTATTCACTTGGGCTACCAGCGCAGCCGCTACGTCATTTGGCGATAGCAGCAGTGAGCGAAACACACGTTATTGTTGCGGCAATAGGACAGGAAAATACATTAATTATTGCCGATGTTGATCATAACGGCGCACGACAACGGGCAAGGATTTCTCTTCCTGTCGGAGCAACGAAGCAACTACTGCTGACACCTGATGGGCAATATGTGTATTTGCTCCAAGGTAACCAATTAACGCGGTGGCTGGTGGACACTGACGCACTGACGCGGCAAGAAACGCGGCAATTGCCGCAGGATGAACCCTTACACCTGGCGCTGCTATCCGGAGGGCGCTCACTGCTGGTCCTGTCTGCTGACGGACAGATTAGCCTATGGTTTGACGTTCCAGGCGCAACACGCACGATGCTGACGCCGATCCGTCAATTCCCTATTATGGGGAAATCCGTGCTGCTGGCGACGGAGGCGCAGCGACGCGTCTTTGCGACACTGAATGAACAGGGAATATTTTCACTCTTTGCCGACCAATCAGCGCATGCGCTGCTGACACAGAAATTACCCGCCCATGCGCAGAGCCTGGCATTTTCTCCACGCGGCTCAGCGATTATAGTTGAAACAGCGCAAGGCTGGCATCGTTATCGGGTCGATAACCCCTATCCCGATATCAGCTGGCGCGGGCTATGGCAAAAAATCTGGTATGAGAACTATCCGGCACCGGCACATATCTGGCAGTCCACGTCGGCAGATGATGATTATCAGGCTAAATTTGGCATGATGCCTCTGATGTTAGGCACGTTGAAAGCGGCATTGTACGCGATGCTCTTTGCCACACCGCTAGCGCTGTCTGCCGCGATATATACTGCCTGTTTTATGTCGTCGGCGCTGCGACGCTGGATAAAACCCATGCTGGAAATCATGGGAGCGCTGCCCACGGTCGTTGTGGGGCTGATTGCAGCCCTCTGGCTGGCACCGCATTTTGCAACCTATCTGTCCGCCATCCTGGTCATGCCCCTATTGTGGATGCTGGTCGTCCTCGGCTGTGGCTGGCTGATTGACAGCCTATCTGCACGCTGGCGTTTTCGCCTCCCGGCGGGCTGGGAGACACTGTTTCTCATTCCCGCTATTGCGCTAACATTCACGGTGAGTTGCTGGGTTGCCGCCCCGCTCGAAATAGCCATATTGGGCAAACCTCTGTATCAGTGGCTAGGCGACAATTTCGTGCAACGCAATACGCTGGTGGCAGGCGTCGCCCTCGGTTTCGCCCTCATTCCTCTGATTTTCTCACTGGCGGAAGATGCTTTATTCAGTGTCCCGATGCGTTTAAGCCAAGGGTCGTTAGCGCTAGGTGCAACGGCCTGGCAAACCCTATGGCGTGTTGTACTGCCCTCTGCCAGCGCCGGTATTTTCGCCGCACTGATGCTAAGTTTTGGCCGCGCCGTAGGGGAAACGATGATTGTGCTCATGGCGACGGGCAACACGCCGATTATGGATGAGGGGCTGCTGCGTGGCTTGCGCTCGCTGGCCGCTAATATCGCGATTGAAATGCCAGAAGCCGTAACGAATAGCGGTCACTATCGGGTGTTATTTTTATCGGCATTAGTCTTATTGGTATTTACGTTTATTGTAAACACGTTGGCCGAAAATATCCGGCAGCGCTTACGTCAGCGCTACCATGATGAAGGAGAAAACGCGTGA
- the ppk1 gene encoding polyphosphate kinase 1, with protein sequence MSQDKLYIEKELSWLSFNERVLQEAADKSNPLIERMRFLGIYSSNLDEFYKVRFADLKRRILINEEQGLDGNLRRLLGKIQARVLKTDQVFDSLYNELLLEMARNQIFLVNERQVSPNQQEWLREYFRHHLRPLVTPILIQQETDLVEFLKDDYTYLAVEIIRGNEINYALLEIPSDKIPRFVNLPPEAPRRRKTMILIDNILRYCLDDIFKGFFDYDALNAYSMKMTRDAEYDLVTEMESSLLELMSSSLKQRLTAEPVRFVYQRDMPDAMVTVLQDKLGISSYDSVIPGGRYHNFKDFISFPNVGRANLVNKPLPRLRHTRFSHFRNGFDAIRERDVLLYYPYHTFEHVLELLRQASFDPNVLSIKINIYRVAKDSRIINSMIHAAHNGKKVTVVVELQARFDEEANIHWAKRLTEAGVHVIFSVPGLKIHAKLFLISRREGDDIVRYAHIGTGNFNEKTARLYTDYSLLTADERITNEVRSVFNFIENPYRPVSFEYLLVSPQNSRDRLYQLIDTEIENALAKRDAGITLKVNNLVDKGLVERLYRASSAGVKINLLVRGMCSLIPQLPGISDNIHVISIVDRFLEHDRVYVFNNGGDKKVYLSSADWMTRNIDYRIEVAAEILDPALKNRILETLNILFSDTVKARVIDKESSNRYVSRGNRRKVRAQLAVYDYIKALEQPGDKPE encoded by the coding sequence ATGAGTCAGGACAAACTCTACATAGAGAAAGAATTAAGTTGGTTATCCTTTAATGAACGCGTGCTCCAGGAAGCCGCAGATAAGAGCAATCCGTTAATTGAGCGCATGCGCTTTCTCGGCATTTACTCCAGCAATCTTGATGAATTTTATAAAGTCCGCTTTGCCGATCTAAAAAGACGTATATTAATTAACGAAGAGCAAGGTCTGGACGGCAATCTGCGGCGTCTCTTAGGAAAAATTCAGGCTCGCGTATTAAAAACCGATCAAGTCTTCGACAGCCTGTATAACGAACTATTATTAGAGATGGCGCGTAATCAGATTTTTCTGGTTAATGAACGTCAGGTTTCCCCTAATCAGCAAGAATGGCTGCGAGAATATTTCAGGCATCACCTGCGTCCGCTTGTCACGCCTATTCTCATCCAACAGGAAACCGATTTGGTCGAGTTTCTGAAAGATGACTACACCTACCTCGCCGTCGAAATCATCCGAGGCAATGAGATTAATTACGCCTTGCTGGAAATTCCCTCAGATAAAATCCCGCGTTTTGTTAACCTGCCGCCCGAAGCACCGCGTCGTCGTAAGACAATGATTCTGATTGATAATATATTGCGTTATTGCCTGGATGACATTTTTAAGGGCTTCTTTGATTATGATGCACTCAACGCCTATTCCATGAAAATGACGCGCGACGCGGAATACGATCTGGTGACGGAAATGGAATCCAGCCTGCTGGAACTCATGTCATCCAGCTTGAAGCAACGTCTAACCGCTGAGCCGGTAAGATTTGTTTATCAACGCGATATGCCGGATGCCATGGTGACCGTGCTACAGGATAAACTGGGCATCTCGTCCTATGATTCTGTTATCCCTGGTGGTCGTTACCACAATTTTAAAGACTTTATTTCTTTCCCGAATGTCGGGCGCGCCAATCTGGTCAATAAACCCTTGCCGCGCCTACGCCACACTCGGTTTAGCCATTTCCGCAACGGATTCGATGCGATTCGTGAGCGCGATGTGCTGCTCTATTATCCTTACCACACGTTTGAGCATGTATTAGAACTACTACGACAAGCGTCTTTCGATCCCAATGTACTGTCCATCAAAATCAATATTTACCGCGTTGCTAAAGATTCCCGCATTATCAACTCGATGATCCATGCCGCGCATAACGGTAAGAAAGTGACGGTTGTGGTAGAACTACAGGCGCGTTTTGATGAAGAGGCCAATATCCATTGGGCTAAGCGCTTGACGGAAGCCGGCGTACACGTAATTTTCTCTGTGCCAGGATTAAAGATCCACGCCAAATTGTTTCTGATTTCTCGTCGCGAGGGGGACGATATTGTACGCTATGCCCATATTGGTACCGGTAATTTCAATGAGAAAACCGCTCGGTTATATACCGATTATTCGCTATTGACCGCCGATGAACGCATTACCAACGAAGTGCGCAGTGTCTTTAACTTTATTGAAAACCCCTACAGACCGGTTAGCTTTGAATATCTGTTGGTGTCACCGCAAAACTCGCGCGACAGACTTTATCAATTGATCGATACCGAGATCGAGAATGCACTGGCGAAGCGCGATGCGGGTATTACCTTGAAAGTCAATAACCTGGTTGATAAAGGGTTAGTGGAGAGACTGTATCGGGCCTCTTCGGCAGGCGTGAAAATTAATCTGCTAGTGCGCGGCATGTGCTCGCTGATCCCGCAGTTACCCGGTATTAGCGACAATATTCATGTCATTAGCATTGTTGACCGCTTTCTGGAACACGATCGCGTATATGTCTTTAACAATGGCGGGGATAAGAAGGTCTATCTTTCATCTGCCGACTGGATGACGCGTAATATTGATTATCGTATCGAAGTTGCCGCAGAAATACTCGACCCGGCGTTAAAGAATCGCATACTGGAGACGTTGAACATCTTGTTCAGCGATACGGTGAAGGCCCGCGTTATTGACAAAGAGTCGAGCAATCGCTATGTATCACGCGGCAACCGGCGTAAAGTACGCGCGCAACTGGCCGTTTATGATTACATCAAGGCGTTGGAGCAACCTGGAGATAAGCCTGAATAA
- the ppx gene encoding exopolyphosphatase, translating into MPLTNNEEIEMKPQEFAAIDLGSNSFHMVVARVVNGALQVLGRLKQRVHLADGLDSQNKLSEEAIQRGLNCLALFAERLQGFPAMNVSIVGTHALRQATNAQDFLRRAAGIIPYPIEIISGHEEARLIFMGVEHTQPEKGRKLVIDIGGGSTELVIGENFEPMLVESRRMGCVSFAQQFFPKGEISAANFQRARLAAAQKLETLSWQYRIYGWSFALGASGTIKATHDILVEMGEKDGLITPERLEMLREQIVQYKNFKSLSLPGLSEDRQSVFVPGLAILCGIFDALAIKALRLSDGALREGVLYEMEGRFRHQDIRIRTAQSLATHYNIDREQARRVRETTQHLYAQWAEQNPNLTHPQLEAILNWASMLHEVGLGINHSGMHRHSAYILQNTNLPGFNQEQQLVLSMIVRLHRKAIKLEELPRLNLFKKKQYLPLVQLLRLATLLNNQRQATTTPESLRLHTDGNHWTLTFPHQFFANNMLVQLDLEREQEYWQDVTGWQLTIEEEHP; encoded by the coding sequence ATGCCGTTAACAAATAATGAAGAAATTGAGATGAAGCCACAGGAATTTGCGGCTATCGATCTGGGATCCAATAGTTTTCACATGGTGGTTGCGCGTGTGGTCAACGGCGCACTTCAGGTTCTAGGGCGTTTAAAACAGCGAGTGCATTTGGCCGATGGACTGGACAGCCAAAATAAGCTCAGTGAAGAAGCTATTCAACGTGGCTTGAATTGTTTGGCCCTGTTTGCTGAACGTTTGCAAGGTTTTCCTGCCATGAACGTTTCCATCGTTGGTACGCACGCGTTGCGTCAGGCGACCAATGCACAAGACTTTTTGCGCCGAGCGGCAGGCATTATCCCTTACCCGATAGAGATCATTTCCGGGCACGAAGAAGCCCGTCTGATCTTTATGGGCGTGGAGCATACTCAGCCGGAAAAGGGGCGTAAATTGGTCATTGACATCGGCGGTGGCTCCACCGAGCTTGTCATCGGCGAAAATTTCGAACCGATGCTGGTGGAAAGTCGTCGTATGGGGTGTGTCAGTTTCGCGCAACAGTTTTTCCCTAAAGGGGAAATCAGTGCAGCCAACTTTCAACGCGCAAGGCTCGCGGCGGCGCAAAAACTTGAGACGCTATCCTGGCAATATCGTATATACGGCTGGAGTTTTGCTCTCGGTGCGTCGGGGACGATCAAAGCTACGCACGATATCCTCGTTGAGATGGGAGAAAAAGACGGCCTGATTACTCCCGAACGGCTGGAAATGTTGCGGGAGCAGATCGTGCAGTATAAAAATTTCAAATCACTGAGTCTGCCGGGGTTATCCGAAGATCGGCAGTCGGTATTCGTGCCTGGCCTGGCGATTCTGTGCGGCATTTTCGATGCGCTGGCGATCAAAGCATTGCGCCTATCCGATGGCGCGCTACGCGAAGGCGTGCTTTACGAAATGGAAGGGCGCTTTCGCCATCAGGATATCCGTATCCGCACCGCTCAAAGCCTCGCTACCCACTATAATATCGATCGGGAGCAGGCTCGGCGCGTGCGAGAAACGACACAACATCTTTATGCGCAGTGGGCCGAGCAAAATCCTAACCTGACGCACCCGCAACTTGAAGCCATTCTAAACTGGGCCTCCATGTTGCATGAGGTTGGTTTAGGCATCAATCATAGCGGGATGCACCGCCATTCCGCCTACATTCTGCAAAATACCAATTTGCCCGGTTTCAATCAGGAACAACAATTGGTGCTATCAATGATTGTCCGGCTGCATCGTAAGGCTATCAAGTTGGAAGAATTGCCTCGGTTGAATCTGTTCAAGAAAAAGCAATATTTGCCACTGGTGCAACTCTTACGACTTGCGACGCTCTTGAACAACCAGCGTCAGGCGACAACGACACCAGAATCATTACGGTTACACACTGACGGTAATCACTGGACGCTGACATTTCCTCATCAATTCTTCGCTAACAATATGCTGGTACAACTGGATTTGGAACGGGAACAGGAATATTGGCAAGATGTCACCGGATGGCAGTTGACCATTGAAGAAGAACATCCTTGA
- a CDS encoding YjfB family protein, whose product MDVSQIASFATDLSTLRTSSEASALVMKKALDSQEAVALGILQALPPLPANPAIGRNINTTA is encoded by the coding sequence ATGGATGTATCACAGATTGCATCATTCGCGACCGATCTCAGTACGCTGCGCACCAGTAGTGAGGCCAGCGCGTTGGTGATGAAAAAAGCGCTCGACAGCCAGGAAGCTGTTGCACTGGGCATTTTACAGGCATTGCCTCCTTTGCCAGCAAATCCGGCAATTGGTCGCAATATCAATACTACGGCTTAA
- the tnpB gene encoding IS66 family insertion sequence element accessory protein TnpB (TnpB, as the term is used for proteins encoded by IS66 family insertion elements, is considered an accessory protein, since TnpC, encoded by a neighboring gene, is a DDE family transposase.) has product MLTPQHIWLAREPVDMRRGIDSLTQYITDHLHQPWQGEAAFVFCNKARSRIKVLRWDKHGVWLCLRRLHQGHFIWPKQGDVAWMLLPEQFDWLIKGIDWKRVDGLDLTQWK; this is encoded by the coding sequence GTGTTAACGCCGCAACACATCTGGCTGGCGCGCGAGCCGGTCGATATGCGCCGGGGTATCGATTCCCTGACCCAATACATTACCGACCACCTGCATCAACCCTGGCAAGGGGAAGCCGCTTTTGTCTTCTGCAACAAGGCGCGCTCGCGTATCAAAGTCCTTCGCTGGGACAAACACGGTGTCTGGCTGTGTCTTCGCCGTCTTCATCAGGGCCATTTTATCTGGCCGAAACAGGGGGATGTCGCCTGGATGTTGTTGCCCGAACAGTTCGACTGGCTGATAAAAGGCATCGACTGGAAACGGGTAGACGGCCTGGATTTAACGCAATGGAAATAA
- the tnpA gene encoding IS66 family insertion sequence element accessory protein TnpA, with protein MAKRYSHRERQQHLDAWQQSGLTKQQYCQQQDINVATFYYWLKQHHDDATVPAAFIPAHRVMPGNYDADTVTLNLPNGSSVSCLPAQLRAVMQALSLC; from the coding sequence ATAGCAAAACGCTATTCTCACCGTGAACGGCAACAGCATCTCGACGCCTGGCAACAGAGTGGATTAACTAAACAGCAATATTGCCAGCAACAGGATATCAATGTGGCCACCTTTTATTACTGGCTAAAACAGCATCACGATGACGCCACCGTCCCCGCCGCATTTATTCCTGCGCACCGGGTTATGCCGGGAAATTACGACGCCGACACGGTGACGCTCAACCTCCCCAACGGCAGTTCGGTCAGTTGTCTTCCCGCCCAGTTACGGGCCGTGATGCAGGCCTTGTCCCTGTGTTAA